One Ignavibacteria bacterium genomic window, GATGCCGAGTTCTGCCTCCAACGATCCAAGCACGGGGCTTCTCGGTCGCGTCTTGTAGACCTTGCCACAGCATCCATGCGTGGCCTTGAACTCAGTTCAGAACAGCGCTCTGCGCTTGATGTGCTGCGCAACCCAACAAGTGTTGTTGTGACCACCGGTCAACAGATCGGACTCTATGGCGGTCCGATGTACACCCTGTACAAGATCCGCACAGCCGTAGAAGAAGCACGCAGGCTCACTGCATCAACAGCAGTTCCGGCGGCAACGGTATTCTGGCTCGAGGACAACGACCATGATGCAGCTGAAGCGGCATCAACACATCTCCTCGCTGCAGACGGCGGTGTTACAGACCTCAACATCTGGGACGGTTCGGATGAGCGTAGGTCGGTTTCTGCGCGTGTCATTACCGGCCAGATGGCAGACATGGTGGAGGCAGGAGCCGCCACGTTCACTGGACACTTCGCCGATGTTACTCGACAGCGAATGTTGGACGCCTATGCCGTTGGCCGCTCTTGGTCCGATGCCTTTCTCGCAGTCCTGCAACCCTACCTTGCACCGTGGGGAGTGATCGTTGTTCGCGGTTCCGATGTGATTGCATCCGGACTCCACCTGCCGATCCTCATGCGCGAGACAGAAGCTCCGGGATCATTATCCGCAGCGACAACTGCCGGAACACAGGTCCTTCTTGAAAGGGGCTTTACAGCACAGGCAACAACCGGATCGATGCTCTTCTTTGGAAGTGACTCCAATGGACGTCAACGATGTTCGATCGAAGGCGACACCGTCACGATGGGTGCTGAGAAATTCACAACACTGGCATTCGCAAAACATGTTCAGGAACATCCTGAACGATTCACACCCAACGTGTTAGCCAGACCCGTTGTCCAAGACGCCGTGCTGCCAACAGTGATCAGCGTCCTTGGCTCTGCCGAGATCGCCTATCAGGCCCAGCTACGTGAGCTCTATGAGCTATGCGGCGTGCCAATGCCGTACCTCGTCTTGCGCAATGGGGCAACCTTGTTAGACGCGCGGACAGAGCGATTGCTTGCCAAGGATGGTCACCCACTTTCCTGGTTTATGCGAAGCTCTGAAGACGTTGAGCGCGCCACGGCGGATCTCCTTACGTCAGACGTCTTGCCGAACACCGAAGAGCGCAACGCAACGCTAGAAACCCTGCTAGCCCCCTACCTGACTGCTGCTCAGTCGATCGATCAAACATTGATCGCCACGGTGCGCGCTCAGGGGGCCGGCATCACAGCCACCCTAGAAGCGCTCGAGGGCAAGCTGCGTGCAGCTGCCAAACGTGCCGGTGCCCAGACCATGGATCGCATCAAGGCCATCCATTCGATCGTTATGCCTCGTGGTACATTACAAGAACGAAACTTTCCGCTCGGATTTTGGGAATCGCGCTTCGGCACTGCAGAACTACGTATAATTGCCGAGGCGATAGCGAGCCAGCCAATTGGCACTCATGTCGTGATGGGGCATTCTGATCTGTCAACTCGGGAACCTGCATGAATCGTCCGTATGTCCTGGTCGTAGACGACAACAAGATCACTACCAAGCTCATGCGCAGATACCTCGAAGGCAATGGTTTCGAGGTTGAGGAAGCCGGTGACGGCATTGAGTGTCTGGAGAAAGTTGGTCAGCGAATTCCGGATGCCATCATCATCGACGTGATGATGCCTCGTCTGGATGGATTTGAGACCGTTCGTCGCTTAAAAAGCGATGAAACAACTCGCCTCATTCCGGTTGCCATTGTAACGGCACTCAATGACCTCACCACACAGCTCAAGGCTGTTGAATCCGGTGCAGATGACTTCCTAACAAAGCCGATCGAGGAGAAGCTGATCCTTACCAAGGCAGCGATGCTCACCGAGCTCTCTCATGCCCGCATGATGATCCGCGAACTTCGGTCCGTGATCGATGCTTATGCAGGGGGCGATACAGCACGCGCCCAAGAACTTATGGCCACAATCGGGCCACGATCCTGAGCCATATCGTTGTCATCGGCGGTGGCATCGGCGGTCTTGTTGCAGCCACTCGACTTGCGCATGCAGGACACAGCGTAGACCTCTTTGAGCAGGGAACACAGACCGGCGGCAAGATGGGTCGTGTTGTCGTTGATGGGTGTACCTTCGATACCGGACCAACCCTTATCACCATGCCCTTTGTCTTTGAACGCTTCTTTGCAAGCGTGGGCGAACGGTTCAGTGATCACGTTACGTTGCAACGCGTTGATCCCGCATGCCAGTACCGCTGGGAAGACGGATCGATCCTTGATCTCCCGTTCGACGCAGAGGCTGTGCCCGATGCCATCGAGCGATTCTCACCCGGACACGGGGCTCCTGTCAAAAAATATCTCAACAGCGCACGAGAGATCTACGAACTCACGAAGGACGTTTTCATCTTCTCGCCGTTCGATGGATTCAAGGAATTCTTCAAACGGAAGAATCTTTCGTTGCTGCCCAAGCTGAGTCGACTCCGATTCACATCAAAGCTCCACGATGTACACACGTCGATGTTCAGCGACAAGCGCATCATCCAACTTTTCGACCGGTTCGCAACGTATAATGGCTCTTCGCCATACCTCGCACCTGCAACATTGATGGTGATCCCATGGGTGGAGATCGGACTTGGCGCATGGTATCCTAAGGGTGGCATCTATGCGATCGCCGAGGCCATCACGCAACTCGCTTTACTACGCGGTGTTCGCATTCACTGCAATACACGCGTTGCGTCTATCCGGACGTTCCACGGTGTTGCCAGTGGTGTTGAACTCGAAGACGGTTCATTCGTCCGTGCTGACCACGTTATCTCCAATGCGGACGTGCACGTAACGCGAACGTATCTCCTCGGGAAGAGCATGCCCGAACCAACCGATCTTTCATGCAGCGGGTTGGTGATGCTTCTTAGTGTTGACCGGCAGGAACGATCGCTTCAGCACCACAACATTCTCTTCGGCAACGACTATCCAGGAGAATTCCACAATATCCGCTTTGAACAACGTCCGCGCAGCAATTCCACTGTTTACATCTCCCGTTCAGTCCACTCCACACCATCGGATGCTCCGCCCGACCGCGAGAACTGGTTCGTCTTGGTGAATGCACCTCCACGTGGGATCTCCTCAAACTTTGAGACAACCGAATCATCCGTATGGCTAGGTCACGAAGAAGAACAGGCAGACATGATCCTCGACCGAATGGAGACGTTCGGACTGCGCCCGCACGTGCGAGAACGACTGATCAGAACGCCGGACACGATGGCTACCGAATGGTCGTCCTATCGCGGAGCTCTCTACGGAGCATCGTCAAATTCTATGTTCAGTGCATTCCTCCGACCGCGCCAACGCTCCACAGACGTTGCGAATCTTTGGTATGTTGGAGGAAGTTCTCACCCCGGCGGAGGTGTTCCGCTGGTCATCACAAGCGGTATGATCGCCGCAGACCTACTTTTGTCATCACTTTCAACTCCCTAGAACATGCGAACCCTACTTCTCCTTTCCGTTGTCTTTCTTGTCTCGTGTGCATCCATTCGCGACATCACAAACAGCCTTTCGTCGCTTCAGAACATGCAGTTCAAACTCACCGGCATCACAGGCATGCGCCTGGCCGGTGTTGACGTCTCACGGATCGCATCACCAACCTCGCTCTCCATCTCCGACGGCCTCGCACTTACGCAGGCGTTTGCGCGCAAGTCATTGCCAACCACCTTCGTTGTGAACATGGACGCAAAGAATCCCAACACCGGCTCATCAGCATCGAAGAGCGTTCCGCTAACGCTCAAGGGTTTGGATTGGCGTCTCCTGATCGACGACAAGCCAACGATCAATGGCGATCTCGACAAGCCGGTAGACGTTCCGGGCAACGGAAAGACAACGCAGATCCCGCTTTCGATGAGCATGGACATGTATTCGTTCTTTGCCGACAAAGGATATGACGGCATCGTGAATCTTGCACTCGCACTAGGCGGTCAAAAAGGCAGCACTTCACGCGTGAAGCTTGATGCGATGCCAACAGTTGGAACACCGCTTGGTCCGATGACATACCCAAGTCGCATTTCGATCGTGGACACGGAGTTCCGCGGTAAATAATGGACATCCCCGTACTCCTTCTCGCAGTCTTCATCAGTGGTCTGTGTGACTTTCTGGCAGCAG contains:
- a CDS encoding response regulator, with protein sequence MNRPYVLVVDDNKITTKLMRRYLEGNGFEVEEAGDGIECLEKVGQRIPDAIIIDVMMPRLDGFETVRRLKSDETTRLIPVAIVTALNDLTTQLKAVESGADDFLTKPIEEKLILTKAAMLTELSHARMMIRELRSVIDAYAGGDTARAQELMATIGPRS
- a CDS encoding LEA type 2 family protein, coding for MRTLLLLSVVFLVSCASIRDITNSLSSLQNMQFKLTGITGMRLAGVDVSRIASPTSLSISDGLALTQAFARKSLPTTFVVNMDAKNPNTGSSASKSVPLTLKGLDWRLLIDDKPTINGDLDKPVDVPGNGKTTQIPLSMSMDMYSFFADKGYDGIVNLALALGGQKGSTSRVKLDAMPTVGTPLGPMTYPSRISIVDTEFRGK
- the crtI gene encoding phytoene desaturase; the protein is MLSHIVVIGGGIGGLVAATRLAHAGHSVDLFEQGTQTGGKMGRVVVDGCTFDTGPTLITMPFVFERFFASVGERFSDHVTLQRVDPACQYRWEDGSILDLPFDAEAVPDAIERFSPGHGAPVKKYLNSAREIYELTKDVFIFSPFDGFKEFFKRKNLSLLPKLSRLRFTSKLHDVHTSMFSDKRIIQLFDRFATYNGSSPYLAPATLMVIPWVEIGLGAWYPKGGIYAIAEAITQLALLRGVRIHCNTRVASIRTFHGVASGVELEDGSFVRADHVISNADVHVTRTYLLGKSMPEPTDLSCSGLVMLLSVDRQERSLQHHNILFGNDYPGEFHNIRFEQRPRSNSTVYISRSVHSTPSDAPPDRENWFVLVNAPPRGISSNFETTESSVWLGHEEEQADMILDRMETFGLRPHVRERLIRTPDTMATEWSSYRGALYGASSNSMFSAFLRPRQRSTDVANLWYVGGSSHPGGGVPLVITSGMIAADLLLSSLSTP
- the bshC gene encoding bacillithiol biosynthesis cysteine-adding enzyme BshC translates to MTTLPTETIVTTPITRAYLDRDPAITDRFQRLSVDAEFCLQRSKHGASRSRLVDLATASMRGLELSSEQRSALDVLRNPTSVVVTTGQQIGLYGGPMYTLYKIRTAVEEARRLTASTAVPAATVFWLEDNDHDAAEAASTHLLAADGGVTDLNIWDGSDERRSVSARVITGQMADMVEAGAATFTGHFADVTRQRMLDAYAVGRSWSDAFLAVLQPYLAPWGVIVVRGSDVIASGLHLPILMRETEAPGSLSAATTAGTQVLLERGFTAQATTGSMLFFGSDSNGRQRCSIEGDTVTMGAEKFTTLAFAKHVQEHPERFTPNVLARPVVQDAVLPTVISVLGSAEIAYQAQLRELYELCGVPMPYLVLRNGATLLDARTERLLAKDGHPLSWFMRSSEDVERATADLLTSDVLPNTEERNATLETLLAPYLTAAQSIDQTLIATVRAQGAGITATLEALEGKLRAAAKRAGAQTMDRIKAIHSIVMPRGTLQERNFPLGFWESRFGTAELRIIAEAIASQPIGTHVVMGHSDLSTREPA